The following are encoded in a window of Halodesulfovibrio sp. genomic DNA:
- a CDS encoding 1-deoxy-D-xylulose-5-phosphate reductoisomerase translates to MIQYISSMPNTAYADTFPRSLVIMGSTGSIGTSALKVVEEQPEQFTVVGLAGARNISLLAEQAMRWRPAYLAVLTDDAAIELQKKLPADYTPTILVGGDGYAHMARLEEASTVLSAQVGAAGLRATFAAAEAGKVIALANKESLVLAGDLIRDVCQRTGAVILPVDSEHNAIFQALSGHDKAEVRRIILTASGGPFRGKKRDFLSTVTSKEALAHPNWSMGPKISIDSATLMNKGLEVIEAYHLYGVPLDTIEVVVHPQSIIHSLVEYNDGSQIAHMGPPDMRIAIGYCIGWPKIMKTGVTPLDLISCGDLTFEKPDILSFPCLELAREALRGGKGLCVVLNAANEIAVDLFLKGNIEFLQIPQLIKKAIEKHDMVTPASIDDIIALDSATRAHSLEWARTL, encoded by the coding sequence GTGATACAGTACATATCATCAATGCCGAACACGGCATATGCGGATACATTTCCACGTTCACTTGTTATAATGGGTTCAACCGGTTCCATTGGAACAAGTGCGCTCAAAGTAGTTGAAGAACAGCCGGAGCAATTTACAGTTGTTGGTTTAGCTGGAGCACGCAATATCAGCCTGCTTGCAGAACAAGCCATGCGCTGGCGCCCTGCGTACCTTGCAGTTCTGACAGATGATGCTGCAATTGAATTGCAAAAGAAACTGCCTGCGGACTATACCCCGACAATTCTCGTTGGCGGTGATGGCTATGCCCACATGGCACGTCTTGAAGAAGCTTCCACCGTACTTTCTGCACAGGTAGGCGCAGCTGGGTTACGTGCCACTTTTGCAGCAGCAGAAGCAGGAAAAGTCATTGCCCTTGCAAATAAAGAATCACTCGTTCTTGCAGGCGATTTGATACGCGATGTCTGCCAGCGCACAGGGGCAGTTATTCTGCCTGTCGATTCCGAACATAACGCTATTTTCCAAGCGCTTTCAGGACACGACAAAGCCGAAGTTCGCCGCATCATTCTAACTGCTTCCGGCGGTCCGTTCCGCGGTAAAAAACGAGATTTTCTTTCCACCGTAACCAGCAAGGAGGCACTCGCCCATCCAAACTGGTCTATGGGACCCAAAATAAGTATCGATTCTGCAACACTTATGAATAAGGGTCTTGAAGTCATTGAAGCGTATCATTTATACGGTGTTCCACTGGACACTATTGAGGTTGTAGTGCACCCTCAATCTATAATTCACTCTCTGGTGGAATATAATGACGGTTCACAAATCGCCCATATGGGACCACCGGACATGCGTATTGCCATAGGCTACTGCATTGGCTGGCCAAAAATAATGAAGACGGGCGTTACGCCTCTTGATTTAATTTCCTGCGGCGACTTGACCTTTGAAAAACCTGATATACTTTCTTTTCCATGCCTTGAATTGGCACGCGAAGCATTACGGGGCGGTAAAGGGCTTTGTGTAGTTCTTAATGCAGCAAACGAAATTGCTGTTGACCTTTTCCTGAAAGGCAACATTGAGTTTCTGCAAATTCCGCAGCTTATCAAAAAGGCTATAGAAAAACATGACATGGTCACCCCGGCTTCTATTGACGACATAATCGCGCTGGATTCCGCAACACGTGCACATTCTCTGGAATGGGCACGTACGCTGTAA
- a CDS encoding pyridoxal-dependent decarboxylase: MGDKHKHQSLDLEHFDDHLQRVASIIGDYVAHISDAPVVTQIPMETIKESLFEDIPMEGSPPDEVLDQVERSFKSVCTRIGHPRFLAWITTSPAPAGTIGELLSVGFNQAPLLYKGSPPATILEKVVLGWFAKMFGYPDTWGGTLVSGGTVANLMGMTVGRHTHAPEVADKGMQSLEKPLTVYVSDQGHMSVYRSAMLLGIGHDNVRSVPTDEHCRMIPEELQRMVQADRLAGMQPYCVVAQAGAVSTGSVDPLNAIADICEDLNLWLHVDASYGGAAMISEKLRPILSGIERADSIAVDPHKWFFIPLECGITLFKNKKQQKETFVAKAVYLGQETDWDLKNTNFQLSRQGRALKLWFAFKTYGIKRLAEIVERNHEHARLFYSLTQNSPNWETVCDVELSMACARYIPDNCCDWSEAELDNLQVAILGELEKSGLGFMTPARICGKGVIRLCVANHRTTSDDITLLFNFMTEAGAKLAALHA, translated from the coding sequence ATGGGTGACAAACATAAGCATCAGTCTCTCGATCTAGAACACTTTGACGACCACCTACAACGGGTAGCCTCAATTATCGGTGACTATGTCGCCCATATTTCAGATGCTCCGGTGGTTACTCAAATTCCAATGGAAACCATCAAGGAATCTCTGTTTGAAGATATTCCGATGGAGGGTTCCCCGCCGGATGAAGTTCTCGATCAGGTCGAAAGGTCGTTTAAATCTGTTTGCACCCGTATTGGTCATCCTCGCTTTCTGGCATGGATAACAACAAGCCCTGCGCCAGCTGGCACCATTGGTGAACTGCTCAGTGTCGGCTTCAATCAGGCACCGTTACTGTATAAAGGCAGTCCGCCTGCTACTATTCTAGAAAAAGTAGTTCTCGGCTGGTTTGCAAAAATGTTCGGCTACCCTGATACATGGGGTGGAACACTTGTCTCTGGCGGCACTGTTGCCAACCTTATGGGGATGACAGTAGGTCGCCACACGCATGCTCCAGAGGTCGCCGACAAGGGAATGCAGTCCCTCGAAAAACCTCTTACCGTCTATGTTTCCGATCAAGGGCACATGTCGGTATACCGTTCTGCAATGCTGCTTGGCATCGGGCATGATAATGTACGCAGCGTTCCAACAGACGAACACTGCCGCATGATTCCTGAGGAATTACAGCGCATGGTACAGGCTGACAGGCTTGCCGGTATGCAACCATACTGTGTTGTTGCACAAGCTGGCGCTGTCTCAACCGGTTCTGTTGACCCGCTCAATGCTATTGCGGATATCTGCGAAGATTTGAATCTGTGGCTGCACGTAGATGCATCCTACGGTGGCGCGGCTATGATCTCTGAAAAGTTGCGCCCTATCCTCAGCGGCATTGAGCGCGCAGACTCTATTGCGGTAGACCCGCATAAATGGTTTTTTATTCCACTTGAGTGCGGCATAACGCTTTTTAAAAATAAAAAGCAACAAAAAGAGACATTTGTTGCAAAAGCAGTGTACCTTGGTCAAGAGACAGACTGGGATTTGAAAAATACAAACTTTCAACTTTCCCGACAAGGTCGCGCATTAAAACTCTGGTTTGCGTTTAAAACATACGGCATCAAACGTCTTGCGGAAATTGTTGAACGCAATCACGAGCATGCCAGACTATTTTACTCCCTCACTCAAAATTCTCCAAACTGGGAAACTGTTTGCGATGTAGAGCTTTCTATGGCGTGTGCACGGTACATTCCCGATAACTGTTGTGACTGGTCAGAAGCAGAGCTGGACAATTTACAAGTCGCAATTCTAGGCGAGCTTGAAAAAAGTGGTCTCGGTTTTATGACTCCCGCCCGCATTTGCGGCAAAGGCGTTATCCGGCTGTGTGTTGCCAATCACCGCACAACCAGTGATGATATAACGCTGCTATTCAACTTTATGACCGAGGCAGGCGCAAAGCTTGCAGCTCTACATGCTTAG
- a CDS encoding phosphatidate cytidylyltransferase: protein MTNSHRQRWMTALIALPVLIAILVIGDWALLAGILAASVIGQYEFYTMFWARNEKMTLKLFGCLMGIAILIASYLNLPHAVIGFIALTFWISNFAFLGKYGITMRDDASFPQSQIITGGVLYLPVLLQAVFSFQRIELILILLAAFASDIGGFYAGRFFGKNKIWPRVSPKKTIEGSLGGMLGCCLVTVSLGLAFGTAPWYLLILLGIVLNCASQLGDFFESALKRTVGVKDSGAILPGHGGVLDRIDSILLVLPTYWFAQSIYSFF from the coding sequence ATGACTAATTCTCACAGACAGCGTTGGATGACCGCACTTATTGCCTTACCTGTACTTATAGCCATTCTCGTTATTGGTGATTGGGCACTGCTCGCAGGCATCCTTGCTGCCAGCGTTATAGGACAGTACGAATTTTACACCATGTTCTGGGCGCGCAACGAAAAGATGACGCTTAAATTGTTCGGCTGCCTTATGGGTATTGCAATCCTTATCGCATCTTACCTGAACCTGCCGCATGCCGTTATCGGATTTATTGCTCTAACATTCTGGATTAGCAACTTTGCTTTCCTCGGTAAATACGGCATTACCATGCGCGACGATGCAAGCTTCCCGCAGTCCCAGATTATCACTGGCGGCGTACTGTACCTGCCAGTACTTCTTCAGGCTGTATTCAGCTTTCAACGCATTGAACTCATTCTTATTCTGCTCGCAGCATTTGCATCAGACATCGGCGGTTTCTACGCCGGACGTTTCTTTGGAAAAAACAAAATTTGGCCTCGTGTAAGTCCTAAAAAAACCATAGAAGGTTCCCTCGGCGGCATGCTTGGCTGCTGTCTTGTTACAGTCAGCCTTGGTCTGGCGTTTGGCACAGCTCCTTGGTATCTTCTTATTCTGCTTGGCATCGTTCTTAACTGTGCTTCTCAGCTTGGTGACTTTTTTGAATCTGCTCTCAAACGTACCGTCGGCGTAAAGGATTCTGGAGCTATCCTGCCAGGACATGGCGGCGTACTTGATCGTATTGACTCCATTTTATTGGTATTGCCAACGTACTGGTTTGCACAGAGTATTTATTCATTCTTTTAA
- the rseP gene encoding RIP metalloprotease RseP has product MLSSAIAIILVLGGLIFFHELGHFSVARAFGVGIRTFSLGFGPALYKFKRGRTEYKLSAIPLGGYVSMVGESPDDDINSPENSEFTEEDSFTKRKPWQRMCIVAAGPIANLLLAFLIYWALFVANGQFQLLPEIGAVRPDSPAAIAGLEKGDSVLSISGTKIKYWEDISDSIAKHGGKELTILVNRDGKDLTFKVTPSLLSRKNLFGEDEKTYLIGVQAAGKTENISLGFIGSAAAALDQTWSMTVLTVEGFIKLIERVIPAETVGGPIMIAQLVSQQAEQGLVAVLALAALISINLGVLNLLPVPVLDGGHLVMLVYETIVGKPVPAKVMDYSIRVGIFLLLTLMVWATFNDVSRLL; this is encoded by the coding sequence ATGCTAAGCAGTGCAATAGCAATCATTCTTGTTCTGGGCGGGCTTATTTTCTTCCATGAGCTTGGGCACTTTAGTGTAGCCCGTGCATTCGGTGTGGGCATCCGCACCTTCTCTCTTGGATTCGGACCTGCGTTGTACAAGTTCAAGCGCGGCAGAACTGAGTATAAACTCTCTGCAATTCCTCTCGGCGGATATGTTTCCATGGTCGGTGAAAGTCCGGATGACGACATCAACTCTCCTGAAAACAGCGAGTTTACCGAAGAGGACAGCTTTACTAAGCGTAAGCCATGGCAGCGTATGTGCATTGTTGCCGCCGGTCCTATTGCCAACCTTTTGCTTGCTTTTTTAATTTACTGGGCACTGTTTGTTGCCAATGGTCAATTCCAGCTGCTTCCAGAAATTGGTGCTGTCCGTCCCGACAGTCCCGCTGCTATTGCAGGACTTGAAAAAGGCGACTCTGTTCTGTCCATTAGCGGCACAAAAATCAAATACTGGGAAGATATTTCCGACTCCATTGCTAAACACGGTGGCAAGGAATTAACAATCCTAGTGAATCGAGACGGCAAAGACCTTACTTTCAAAGTGACTCCGTCATTGCTTTCCCGCAAAAATCTTTTTGGTGAAGACGAAAAAACATACCTCATCGGTGTACAGGCAGCAGGAAAGACTGAAAACATCAGTCTTGGTTTCATAGGTTCTGCGGCTGCGGCACTTGACCAAACATGGTCTATGACGGTGCTCACCGTTGAGGGATTCATTAAACTTATCGAGCGAGTTATTCCGGCAGAAACGGTTGGCGGTCCTATTATGATTGCTCAACTGGTCAGCCAGCAGGCAGAACAAGGGCTCGTTGCTGTTCTTGCCCTTGCTGCACTTATCAGCATAAACCTTGGTGTCCTCAACTTATTGCCTGTACCAGTATTGGATGGCGGTCACCTTGTCATGCTGGTTTACGAAACAATCGTGGGCAAACCAGTTCCTGCAAAAGTCATGGACTACTCTATTCGCGTCGGAATTTTCTTACTGTTAACTCTCATGGTATGGGCTACATTCAACGATGTCAGCAGACTTCTCTAG